Genomic DNA from Alkalihalobacterium alkalinitrilicum:
ATTTATAATTCAATTCCTACTGTTGAAGGTACGGTTATGATGGCAATCCAACATACAGACATAACCATTCATAGTTCAAAGGTGGTTGTTATTGGGTTTGGTCGAGTAGGTATGTCCGTTGCAAGGACATTTGCGGCATTAGGTGCAGATGTCAAAGTAGGAGCGAGAAATTCAAGCCATATTGCTAGAATTACGGAGATGGGCTTTAAACCGTTTCTGACAACAAATCTCGTAGACCATGTGTCAGATGTAGATATTTGTATTAATACAATTCCAACCTTAATTGTATCTGCGAATGTTATAGCTCAAATGCCTTCAAACTCGTTAATTATCGACCTTGCATCTAAACCTGGTGGAACTGATTTTCGTTATGCAGAAAAAAGAGGAATAAAAGCGTTACTCGCTCCAGGTCTACCAGGTATTGTTGCTCCAAAAACAGCTGGTCAAATTTTAGCTAACGTCTTGGCGACGTTATTAAAAGAACAAGAGAAAAAATAGAAGGAGGACATGGTCATGTCATTAAAAGGAAAGCACATCGGCTTTGGATTAACCGGTTCTCATTGCACGTATGATGAAGTTATACCCCAAATGAAAAAGCTTGTAGAAATGGGTGCGAAAGTGACTCCTTTCGTAACACATACAGTTGCTTCAACTGATACTAAGTTTGGAAAAAGTGAAGAATGGATTCAAAAAATAAAAGATATTACTAAAGAAGAAATTGTGGATTCAATGCCAAAAGCTGAGCCATTTGGCCCTAGTACACCATTAGATTGTATGGTGATTGCTCCAATGACAGGGAATTCTACTAGTAAATTTGCAAATGCTATGACGGATTCTCCAGTATTAATGGGGGCTAAGGCTACACTCCGCAATGGAAAACCAGTTGTGCTAGCTATTTCTACAAATGATGCACTAGGGTTAAATGGAGTAAATATCATGCGATTAATGGCCACAAAAAATATATACTTTGTTCCATTTGGGCAAGATAATCCAACGGTAAAACCTAACTCACTTGTAGCGAGAATGGAAGCATTACCTGAAACTATTGAGTCTGCCATTGCTGGTAAACAATATCAACCGGTTTTAGTGGAAAAATTCAGAGACTAGTCCTATAGGGTTGTTGCTAAAAAAATAAATTTCCCTTAAAGTTGAATAGGAAACGCTTGAGTGATACTGTCATTTAAGCTAGGGTATGTTAAAATAGATTTCATCAATATGACTTCTTATTATTTGGTGAGTGATTAAAACATCCACTATTAAACTACGAATCTTGAAGGGAGATAGGCAACATGGCAGTTGAAAAAGGATATCATATAGCAGTGGTAGGAGCAACGGGAGCAGTAGGACAACAAATGTTAAAAACATTAGAGGAAAGAGATTTTCCAATTCAATCGGTTAAACTACTTTCTTCTAAGCGTTCAGCAGGAAAGAAGATCGTTTTTAAAGGTGAAGAAATTACAGTTGAAGAGGCAACACCAGAAAGCTTTGAAGGGGTTCAACTTGCGTTATTTAGTGCAGGTGGGTCAGTATCTAAAGCGCTAGCTCCAGAAGCAGCAAAACGTGGAGCGATCTGTGTTGATAATACAAGTGCATTCCGTATGGACGAAAATGTTCCACTAGTTGTGCCAGAAGTTAATGAAGAAGATTTACGACTTCACAAAGGAATTATTGCAAACCCAAATTGTTCAACAATTCAAATGGTAGTTGCTCTTGAACCGTTACGTGAAAAATATGGTATTAATAAAGTTGTTGTTTCAACTTATCAAGCCGTATCAGGTGCAGGACTTAATGCGATAAATGAAATGAAAGATCAAACAAAAGCAGTATTAGAAGGAAAAGAAGTGACTCCAGAAATCCTACCTGTAGGTGGAGATAAGAAGCATTATCAAATTGCATTTAATGCGATTCCGCAAATCGATAAGTTCCAAGACAATGGATTTACTTTTGAAGAAATGAAAATGATAAATGAAACGAAAAAAATTATGCATCTACCTGAGCTAGAAGTAGCGGCTACTTGCGTTCGTTTACCAGTAGAAACAGGACATTCAGAGTCCGTTTACGTTGAAACAGAAAAAGGTGGAGCAACCGTTTCAGAAATTAAAGAATTATTAGGATCAGCGGCAGGGATTACGTTACAAGACGATCCAGCAAATCAAGTATATCCGATGGCTATTGATTGCGTTGGAAAAAATGATGTATTCGTTGGTAGAGTTCGAAAAGACTTAGATCGTGATAATGGCTTCCATATGTGGATAGTGTCAGATAACCTTCTTAAGGGAGCAGCATGGAACTCAGTTCAAATCGCAGAAAGCTTAGTGAAGTTACAATTATTGAAATAAGAGTAGGTGTCCTATGAAGGTAATTGTACAAAAGTTTGGTGGTACGTCTGTTAAAAATGAAGAAGTACGTCGGATGGCTGCACGACATGTACAGAAATCTGTAAATGATGGTTATAAAGTAGTTGTCGTTGTATCAGCAATGGGTCGTAGTGGCGACCCTTATGCTACTGACACGCTACTTAATCTTATTAATAAGAAAACAGTACCAAAAAGAGAGCAAGATCTTTTGTTATCTTGTGGGGAAATCATTTCTTCAGTCGTTTTTACAGATTTACTTAGTAGTTATGGTGTTACTGCAAAAGCAATGACTGGAGCTCAAGCAGGTTTTCGTACGAATGAAGATTTCTCTAGTGCTAAAATTATTGAAATGAAATGTGAAAAACTAATGAAAACCCTAGAAAAAGTAGATGCAGTGGTTGTAGCTGGTTTTCAGGGACAATCAAAAACAGGTGAAATTACAACACTAGGTCGTGGTGGAAGTGATACTTCAGCTACAGCAATAGGTGCCGCGCTTGGAGCAGAATGGGTCGATATTTTTACAGATGTAGAAGGTGTAATGACAGCAGACCCTCGCATTGTTGAGGGAGCTAGGCCTTTATCTGTTGTTACGTATAATGAAATTTGTAATATGGCCTACCAAGGTGCAAAAGTAATTCACCCAAGGGCAGTCGAAATTGCCATGCAAGCTAAAATCCCCATTCATATTCGCTCTACTTACTCGGATAGTAAAGGTACACTTGTAACTTCAATGGTAGGAGACCAGCAAGGCCAAGATGTGCAAGATCGTTTAATTACAGGTATAGCACACTTGGCAAAAGTAACTCAAATTAAAGTTCTTGCAAAAGAAGGCCAATATGACCTTCAGGAAAAAGTTTTTAAAGCAATGGCGAATGAAAGAATTAGCGTAGATTTTATCAATATTAATCCATTAGGAGTCGTTTATACGGTAATGGAGGAAGTAGCAGATCGGGCAGTAGAGGTATTAGAACAAATGAACTACGAACCACAAGTTACTCGCAGATGTGCTAAAATCTCCGCAGTCGGTGCAGGGATGACAGGAGTTCCAGGAGTAACAGCAAAAATTGTAGCTGCACTTTCAAAAGAAAATGTACAAATATTACAGTCAGCAGATTCACATACGACCATATGGGTGCTCGTAAAAGGTGAGGACATGGTAAAAGCAGTAAATGCTTTACATGACATGTTTCAGTTAGAGAAGGAAAGTATGTTTGCATCGAGTACTTCAGAAGAAGAATGATACTGTATTGTAGCTACAATTTAAGGAGTTGAACAAAGTGAACTTTGGTCGGGTCTTAACAGCGATGGTTACTCCTTTTGATGAAAAGGGTAATATAGATCTTCACAAAACCGAATTACTTGTTGAAAACTTGATTAGAAATGGGTCCGATGGTCTCGTAGTTGCAGGTACAACAGGTGAATCACCGACGTTAACGAAAGAAGAAAAGCTGACACTATTTCGGACAGTCGTAAAAACTG
This window encodes:
- the dpaA gene encoding dipicolinic acid synthetase subunit A — protein: MLTGKHIVIVGGDARQLEIIRKLSTLDAQISMVGFEQLDDGFVGTTKKQLDEVDFDTVDALLLPVSGTGPQGEVETIFSNESIKITKDILKKTPDHCVVYTGITNDYLNQTVKAANRNLVKLLERDDIAIYNSIPTVEGTVMMAIQHTDITIHSSKVVVIGFGRVGMSVARTFAALGADVKVGARNSSHIARITEMGFKPFLTTNLVDHVSDVDICINTIPTLIVSANVIAQMPSNSLIIDLASKPGGTDFRYAEKRGIKALLAPGLPGIVAPKTAGQILANVLATLLKEQEKK
- a CDS encoding dipicolinate synthase subunit B, with protein sequence MSLKGKHIGFGLTGSHCTYDEVIPQMKKLVEMGAKVTPFVTHTVASTDTKFGKSEEWIQKIKDITKEEIVDSMPKAEPFGPSTPLDCMVIAPMTGNSTSKFANAMTDSPVLMGAKATLRNGKPVVLAISTNDALGLNGVNIMRLMATKNIYFVPFGQDNPTVKPNSLVARMEALPETIESAIAGKQYQPVLVEKFRD
- the asd gene encoding aspartate-semialdehyde dehydrogenase; translation: MAVEKGYHIAVVGATGAVGQQMLKTLEERDFPIQSVKLLSSKRSAGKKIVFKGEEITVEEATPESFEGVQLALFSAGGSVSKALAPEAAKRGAICVDNTSAFRMDENVPLVVPEVNEEDLRLHKGIIANPNCSTIQMVVALEPLREKYGINKVVVSTYQAVSGAGLNAINEMKDQTKAVLEGKEVTPEILPVGGDKKHYQIAFNAIPQIDKFQDNGFTFEEMKMINETKKIMHLPELEVAATCVRLPVETGHSESVYVETEKGGATVSEIKELLGSAAGITLQDDPANQVYPMAIDCVGKNDVFVGRVRKDLDRDNGFHMWIVSDNLLKGAAWNSVQIAESLVKLQLLK
- the dapG gene encoding aspartate kinase, which codes for MKVIVQKFGGTSVKNEEVRRMAARHVQKSVNDGYKVVVVVSAMGRSGDPYATDTLLNLINKKTVPKREQDLLLSCGEIISSVVFTDLLSSYGVTAKAMTGAQAGFRTNEDFSSAKIIEMKCEKLMKTLEKVDAVVVAGFQGQSKTGEITTLGRGGSDTSATAIGAALGAEWVDIFTDVEGVMTADPRIVEGARPLSVVTYNEICNMAYQGAKVIHPRAVEIAMQAKIPIHIRSTYSDSKGTLVTSMVGDQQGQDVQDRLITGIAHLAKVTQIKVLAKEGQYDLQEKVFKAMANERISVDFININPLGVVYTVMEEVADRAVEVLEQMNYEPQVTRRCAKISAVGAGMTGVPGVTAKIVAALSKENVQILQSADSHTTIWVLVKGEDMVKAVNALHDMFQLEKESMFASSTSEEE